In the genome of Montipora foliosa isolate CH-2021 chromosome 3, ASM3666993v2, whole genome shotgun sequence, one region contains:
- the LOC137995719 gene encoding tigger transposable element-derived protein 3-like, which yields MASLPSAMGKRKDLSASEKVQVIEYKKENPSAGVRSIAEKFSCSKSQIQSILAKKDEMLEHYGANKNAHCKRARLSQLKNVDEATYEWYQKARSKNIPVTGPMLQEKAK from the coding sequence ATGGCTTCACTTCCTTCAGCAATGGGTAAAAGAAAAGATTTAAGTGCTTCTGAAAAGGTTCAAGTCATTGAgtacaaaaaggaaaatccaaGTGCTGGCGTGCGATCAATTGCTGAGAAGTTTAGTTGCAGCAAATCACAAATTCAGTCTATTCTAGCGAAGAAGGATGAAATGTTGGAACATTACGGTGCAAACAAGAATGCACATTGTAAAAGAGCCAGATTATCACAGTTGAAAAATGTAGACGAGGCAACGTATGAGTGGTATCAAAAGGCGAGATCTAAGAACATACCAGTAACCGGACCGATGTTACAAGAAAAAGCCAAATGA
- the LOC137995720 gene encoding tigger transposable element-derived protein 6-like yields the protein MDFNILDEVLSKLNRKLARKQRNVILFLDNAPCHPPYMKGKYDHIKIVLFPANCTSRLQHLDLGIIQAFKLKYMKLIKIDDCNSATEVCKSVDLLQAIRWIAQAWESVSESTIKKRFAKAGILSADESLVVFPADHREFDPFEDLDSGELVQVNSLLSDTSPVSESDTPSAVEALEATSTLPTCKELSANWKEEFFSTLSASTSQNSEEDDSDDDIVKITAQPKEVKIKSMKEAMSMLEDVTEYLTDENLTDMANNLSRVLSKVQSTWLAQRLNTATQTKVTDFFK from the coding sequence ATGGATTTTAACATCCTCGATGAGGTGCTATCCAAGCTAAACCGGAAATTagcaagaaagcaaagaaatgtgATCTTATTTCTGGACAATGCCCCCTGCCATCCTCCATATATGAAAGGGAAATACGATCACATCAAGATCGTGCTTTTTCCAGCAAATTGTACGTCTAGATTACAGCATCTTGATCTCGGTATAATCCAGGCATTTAAACTCAAATACATGAAACTGATCAAAATAGATGACTGCAACTCTGCCACTGAGGTGTGCAAGTCTGTGGATTTGCTACAAGCTATTAGGTGGATTGCCCAGGCCTGGGAGAGCGTGTCAGAATCGACTATCAAGAAACGCTTTGCCAAAGCAGGTATTCTTTCAGCTGACGAGTCCCTAGTTGTGTTTCCTGCTGACCACCGGGAATTTGACCCATTCGAGGACCTAGATTCCGGCGAACTCGTGCAGGTGAATTCTTTGTTGAGCGATACCAGTCCCGTGTCTGAATCTGATACACCTTCTGCAGTTGAAGCCTTAGAAGCAACTTCCACGCTGCCAACATGCAAAGAGCTAAGCGCTAATTGGAAGGAGGAATTTTTCTCCACTCTATCAGCATCCACCTCCCAGAATTCAGAAGAGGATGACAGCGACGATGACATAGTTAAGATAACTGCTCAGCCAAAAGAAGTTAAAATCAAATCGATGAAAGAGGCCATGTCAATGCTCGAAGACGTCACCGAATACCTCACCGATGAAAATCTCACAGACATGGCAAACAACCTTTCCAGGGTCTTATCCAAAGTTCAGTCGACCTGGTTGGCCCAAAGACTGAATACTGCCACTCAAACCAAAGTCACCGACTTTTTTAAATAA